A window of Bufo gargarizans isolate SCDJY-AF-19 chromosome 9, ASM1485885v1, whole genome shotgun sequence contains these coding sequences:
- the LOC122946855 gene encoding lymphocyte antigen 6D-like, translated as MEIKTFFSLSVLIFLSIQTVNSLKCITCNNANCDNCREVTCPDTSGGAACESVSYETSDGKRVIKGCSSSMDSCQMQPPNVPQDAYINCCQTDLCNSAITTKMSLLLAGFLILMSLCVSRF; from the exons AtggaaataaaaacatttttttctctttcaGTTCTCATCTTTTTAAGCATTCAGACTG TAAATTCCCTGAAATGTATAACTTGCAACAACGCCAATTGTGATAATTGTAGAGAGGTAACTTGCCCTGATACCTCAGGAGGAGCTGCATGCGAATCTGTTTCCTACGAGACAA GTGATGGTAAACGTGTAATAAAAGGTTGTTCTTCCTCAATGGATTCGTGTCAAATGCAACCTCCTAATGTACCCCAGGATGCTTATATAAACTGCTGTCAAACAGATCTCTGCAACTCCGCCATTACCACTAAGATGTCCCTGCTCCTTGCCGGCTTCTTGATCCTGATGTCTCTgtgtgtctccaggttttga